A stretch of the Paracoccus albus genome encodes the following:
- a CDS encoding anti-sigma factor has translation MTDDIPMPDPRDIATAGEYVLGTLPLAERETFRRRLLNEPALAAEVARWEAHFDPIADEVRPLSPPAKVWNRVERRLFPESIPPANAVRFWQWLSLGSVCASAAMIALLWFGQPEPETEPRLWVSDMVSVDSSVRLTALYDESDGEMRVSVAGQPPAEGRDFELWLIQGERAPISLGVMPHEGQAAMPIPEDLRILVANATLAITDEPAGGAPGGVATGPVVAQAAMRRI, from the coding sequence ATGACCGATGACATCCCGATGCCCGATCCCCGCGACATCGCCACGGCTGGCGAATATGTTCTTGGCACATTGCCACTGGCAGAGCGTGAGACGTTTCGGCGCCGCCTTCTGAATGAACCGGCTTTGGCGGCCGAGGTCGCAAGGTGGGAGGCGCATTTCGATCCCATTGCAGATGAGGTCAGGCCCCTCAGCCCGCCCGCCAAGGTTTGGAACCGTGTCGAAAGGCGTCTGTTCCCGGAAAGCATACCGCCTGCAAACGCTGTCAGATTCTGGCAATGGCTTTCTCTCGGTTCCGTCTGCGCGTCAGCCGCCATGATCGCGCTGCTTTGGTTCGGTCAGCCGGAACCCGAAACAGAGCCCAGACTTTGGGTTTCGGATATGGTGTCAGTTGACAGCTCTGTCCGGCTGACCGCGCTTTACGATGAAAGCGATGGCGAAATGCGCGTTTCCGTTGCTGGTCAACCACCCGCAGAGGGTCGCGATTTCGAGCTTTGGCTGATTCAGGGCGAACGCGCGCCGATCTCGCTGGGTGTCATGCCGCATGAGGGACAGGCGGCCATGCCAATCCCGGAAGACCTGCGCATTCTTGTGGCGAATGCAACGCTGGCCATTACGGACGAACCCGCTGGTGGCGCACCGGGCGGCGTCGCAACCGGCCCTGTCGTCGCGCAAGCAGCAATGCGTCGAATCTAA
- a CDS encoding putative DNA modification/repair radical SAM protein, whose amino-acid sequence MQRTLQDKLAILADAAKYDASCASSGTTRRDSRGGGIGSAGGSGICHAYTPDGRCISLLKILMTNFCIYDCAYCINRVSSRVERARFTPEEVVTLTLEFYRRNYIEGLFLSSGIIRSPDDTMADMVRIARMLRRDHGFKGYIHLKTIPEASKELIDEAGLHADRLSINIELPKDSSTRKLAPQKKPETIRAAMAGVRLSTEASRDRSHTGKRPANFAPAGQSTQMIVGADATPDRDILGTASRLYTGYRLRRVYYSAFSPIPDSSAALPLIRPPMMREHRLYQADWLMRFYGFEADEITPVGTGGNLDLEIDPKLAWALANRARFPVDVNRAGREMLLRVPGFGTRSVDRIIAARRSGAVRYADLVRIGAVMKKARPFVSLPDWTPGGLTDSENLRARFAAAPRQLSLF is encoded by the coding sequence ATGCAGCGAACATTACAGGACAAACTGGCAATCCTTGCCGATGCGGCGAAATATGACGCCTCTTGCGCGTCCAGCGGGACGACACGCCGCGATTCGCGCGGTGGTGGCATAGGCAGCGCCGGTGGCTCGGGCATCTGTCACGCTTATACGCCGGATGGGCGCTGCATCAGCCTGCTGAAAATCCTGATGACGAACTTTTGCATTTACGATTGCGCTTACTGCATCAATCGCGTGTCCAGCCGGGTTGAACGTGCGCGCTTCACCCCGGAAGAGGTCGTTACCCTGACACTGGAATTCTATCGCCGGAACTATATCGAGGGGCTGTTCCTCAGCTCTGGCATCATCCGCAGCCCGGATGACACGATGGCCGATATGGTGCGCATCGCAAGGATGCTGCGGCGCGATCACGGCTTCAAGGGCTACATCCACCTCAAGACCATTCCCGAAGCCAGTAAAGAGCTGATCGACGAGGCGGGGCTTCATGCCGACCGGCTTTCGATCAATATCGAGCTGCCGAAGGACAGCAGCACGCGCAAGCTTGCGCCGCAAAAGAAGCCTGAGACGATCCGCGCCGCGATGGCCGGTGTGCGCCTGTCAACCGAGGCCAGCCGGGATCGCAGCCATACCGGCAAACGCCCGGCAAATTTCGCGCCTGCCGGTCAGTCCACGCAGATGATCGTTGGCGCCGATGCGACGCCTGACCGGGATATTCTGGGCACGGCCTCGCGACTATATACTGGTTATCGCCTGCGCCGCGTTTACTATTCCGCATTCAGCCCGATCCCCGACAGTTCGGCCGCACTGCCGCTGATCCGACCCCCGATGATGCGCGAACACCGGCTGTATCAGGCCGATTGGCTGATGCGTTTCTACGGGTTCGAGGCCGATGAGATCACGCCGGTCGGCACAGGTGGCAATCTGGATCTGGAGATTGATCCGAAGCTGGCATGGGCGCTTGCCAATCGCGCCCGCTTTCCCGTTGACGTAAACCGGGCGGGACGCGAGATGCTGCTGCGCGTCCCCGGTTTCGGCACGAGAAGCGTTGACCGGATCATCGCCGCGCGTCGGTCCGGCGCGGTGCGCTATGCCGATCTGGTGCGTATCGGCGCGGTGATGAAGAAGGCCCGGCCCTTTGTTTCCCTGCCGGACTGGACGCCGGGCGGCTTGACGGACAGCGAAAACCTTCGGGCGCGCTTTGCCGCCGCACCCCGGCAATTGTCGCTATTCTGA
- a CDS encoding UdgX family uracil-DNA binding protein (This protein belongs to the uracil DNA glycosylase superfamily, members of which act in excision repair of DNA. However, it belongs more specifically to UdgX branch, whose founding member was found to bind uracil in DNA (where it does not belong), without cleaving it, appears to promote DNA repair by a pathway involving RecA, rather than base excision.) → MYRAALPAQSTVPRWREIARRLASHRIAAEDIEWTRQPGDNGLFDTDPLPSKVGPHPVIASKTLLDLTGTVLCHADPQAPALAYRVLLRHQIDRHALSNPADALTQKLRQMEKSVRRDVHKMHAFVRFREIPSDTPRRSFAAWFEPQHFITERSADFFARRFADMDWLIATPEMSVIFREGVLEYAPAPHQRPDLPEDASEALWATYFRNIFNPARVKISAMKSEMPVKYWKNMPETRLIPQMLAEADARVAAMRAALPSDPPERAARILDRLPSTQLTDQPETLEQAREAAMSCTRCDLCQTATQTVWGEGDPSAALMIVGEQPGDQEDLRGRPFVGPAGQLLREMMQEAELGPVWLTNAVKHFKFRPRGKLRLHQNPNRGEIQHCRWWLDLERRFIAPKLTLALGATAAFSLTGNSGSLRERRGKIEQAMEGGPILISWHPSYILRLSGEDAEAARSMLLEDLQYARHITK, encoded by the coding sequence ATGTATCGCGCTGCGCTGCCCGCACAGTCAACAGTACCGCGTTGGCGCGAAATTGCACGGCGGCTGGCCAGTCACCGAATTGCTGCCGAAGATATCGAATGGACGCGGCAGCCGGGTGATAACGGGCTGTTCGATACCGATCCGTTACCGAGCAAAGTCGGGCCGCATCCCGTAATCGCCAGCAAGACGTTGCTTGACCTGACCGGCACTGTCCTGTGCCACGCCGATCCGCAAGCTCCCGCGCTTGCCTATCGTGTGTTGTTGCGCCACCAGATTGACCGTCATGCTCTTTCAAACCCCGCCGATGCGCTGACGCAAAAGCTGAGACAGATGGAAAAATCGGTCCGGCGCGACGTTCACAAAATGCACGCATTTGTGCGCTTCCGAGAAATACCCAGCGACACCCCGCGGCGCAGCTTCGCCGCCTGGTTCGAGCCGCAGCATTTCATTACCGAACGCTCGGCGGACTTCTTCGCGCGACGTTTCGCAGATATGGACTGGCTGATCGCGACGCCGGAAATGTCAGTCATTTTTCGGGAAGGCGTGCTTGAATATGCCCCTGCACCCCATCAACGTCCCGATCTGCCCGAAGATGCCAGCGAGGCGCTGTGGGCGACCTATTTCCGCAATATATTCAACCCGGCGCGGGTCAAGATTTCGGCAATGAAGTCCGAAATGCCAGTCAAATACTGGAAAAACATGCCCGAAACGCGCCTGATCCCGCAGATGCTGGCCGAGGCGGATGCCCGCGTCGCCGCCATGCGCGCTGCTCTGCCCTCTGATCCGCCAGAGCGCGCGGCCCGCATTCTTGACCGCTTGCCTTCCACCCAACTGACCGATCAGCCCGAGACGCTTGAACAGGCGCGCGAAGCGGCAATGTCCTGCACGCGCTGTGATCTATGCCAAACTGCGACGCAAACGGTCTGGGGCGAAGGGGATCCCAGTGCCGCCTTGATGATCGTGGGAGAGCAGCCCGGGGATCAGGAAGATTTGCGAGGCCGCCCCTTCGTCGGTCCCGCAGGTCAACTGCTCAGGGAGATGATGCAAGAGGCAGAGTTGGGTCCCGTCTGGCTTACAAATGCGGTGAAGCATTTCAAGTTTCGTCCGCGCGGAAAACTGCGCCTGCACCAGAACCCCAATCGCGGGGAAATCCAGCATTGTCGCTGGTGGCTTGATCTGGAGCGCCGGTTTATTGCGCCCAAGCTGACGCTCGCACTCGGCGCGACGGCGGCTTTTTCTTTGACCGGAAACTCCGGCTCTCTTCGCGAGAGGCGAGGAAAGATCGAGCAGGCGATGGAGGGTGGCCCAATTTTGATAAGTTGGCATCCAAGCTATATCCTCAGGCTATCGGGTGAAGATGCCGAAGCCGCACGATCGATGCTGTTGGAAGATCTGCAATATGCACGGCATATCACGAAGTGA
- a CDS encoding GntR family transcriptional regulator, with protein sequence MNSSLAITTRSLHDQVVSRVRDLIIEGILEPGTRIDEASLIEELGVSRTPFREALRTLAAEGLIVMRPSRGCIVRKWSPEEVFSMLEVLGNLEQLAGELACVRATDAEVDKLIRLHEQMMTQYRADDRMPYYKLNQQFHSQLTALAKNEPLAEMQRILQARLKRIRFIGSQKPENWAGAVADHEEMVAALKERDGARLGRIMREHLMRTWDRVKDSI encoded by the coding sequence ATGAACAGCTCTCTTGCCATCACGACACGCTCGCTTCACGATCAGGTGGTTTCCCGCGTAAGGGACCTGATAATAGAAGGAATTCTTGAGCCTGGCACAAGAATAGATGAAGCGTCACTTATCGAAGAACTGGGCGTTTCGCGCACCCCTTTCCGCGAGGCGCTGCGTACCCTCGCCGCTGAAGGGCTGATCGTCATGCGCCCTTCCCGCGGCTGTATCGTCCGCAAATGGAGCCCGGAAGAAGTGTTCTCCATGCTGGAGGTTCTGGGCAATTTGGAACAACTTGCAGGAGAATTAGCCTGCGTCCGCGCAACTGATGCGGAAGTCGACAAGCTGATCCGCCTGCATGAGCAGATGATGACGCAATACCGCGCCGACGACCGTATGCCATATTACAAGCTGAACCAGCAGTTCCATTCGCAACTGACCGCACTTGCAAAGAACGAACCTTTGGCAGAGATGCAGCGCATCCTGCAGGCCCGGCTGAAACGCATTCGCTTTATCGGCAGTCAAAAGCCTGAGAACTGGGCCGGAGCGGTTGCGGATCATGAGGAAATGGTCGCCGCGCTGAAAGAGCGCGACGGTGCGCGGCTTGGCCGGATCATGCGAGAGCATCTGATGCGCACATGGGATCGGGTAAAAGACAGCATCTGA
- a CDS encoding TRAP transporter substrate-binding protein, protein MAALLASVASFGAISASAETYVVAVGAASNSLQGRSAAKFAEDLQTRLGDAHVVEFYADGQLGDEKELLQKLRLGTVDFTLISSIMTNAAPEFALFDMPFLVQDRAHLKAIDAEIVQTTLAGKAEEAGLKLISTWENGFRQITNSVRPINTPEDLAGLKIRTPSSEWRVAMFNEWGANPTPMAFSEVFVALQTGTMEGQENPLTNITGANFQEVQKHLSLTGHVYSPTYLTAGLPVWNELPDDVRTAAAEVAASVQDWSLAEGETADAELVEKVKAAGMEVNEADKAAFIAASAPVYEAFAAQVEGGGELVSQAQALAE, encoded by the coding sequence ATGGCCGCGCTGCTTGCCAGTGTCGCGTCTTTCGGGGCCATCAGCGCAAGTGCTGAAACCTATGTTGTCGCGGTCGGTGCGGCGTCCAACAGCCTTCAGGGGCGCAGTGCGGCGAAATTCGCCGAAGACCTGCAGACCCGGCTTGGCGATGCGCATGTGGTCGAGTTCTACGCTGACGGCCAGCTTGGCGATGAGAAGGAACTGCTGCAGAAACTTCGCCTCGGGACGGTGGATTTCACGCTGATTTCTTCGATAATGACGAACGCGGCGCCGGAATTCGCGCTGTTCGACATGCCGTTTCTGGTGCAGGATCGCGCACATCTGAAGGCGATTGATGCTGAAATCGTTCAGACGACGCTGGCCGGGAAGGCGGAAGAGGCGGGGCTGAAACTAATCTCGACCTGGGAAAACGGGTTCCGCCAGATCACCAACAGCGTGCGCCCGATCAACACGCCCGAGGATCTGGCCGGTCTGAAAATCCGCACGCCATCATCTGAATGGCGGGTCGCGATGTTCAACGAATGGGGCGCGAACCCAACGCCTATGGCATTCTCTGAGGTGTTCGTTGCGCTGCAAACCGGCACGATGGAGGGGCAGGAAAACCCGCTGACGAATATCACCGGCGCGAATTTCCAGGAGGTGCAGAAGCATCTGAGCCTGACGGGCCATGTTTATTCGCCCACCTATCTGACCGCCGGCCTGCCGGTCTGGAACGAGCTGCCGGATGATGTGCGCACCGCAGCGGCGGAAGTTGCGGCCTCGGTTCAGGACTGGTCGCTGGCCGAGGGTGAGACGGCCGATGCCGAACTGGTCGAGAAGGTGAAAGCCGCAGGCATGGAGGTGAATGAGGCCGACAAGGCGGCATTTATCGCTGCCTCTGCCCCGGTCTACGAAGCTTTCGCGGCGCAGGTCGAAGGCGGCGGCGAATTGGTCAGCCAAGCGCAGGCACTCGCTGAATAA
- a CDS encoding TRAP transporter small permease, producing MFAIIERGLVRCIEAVCLLLLLGLTGSVVYATTMRYLGASPSWYDEIASMLLAWLTYFGASYAIFQRQHMSFGGLVAALPRSAAVALTLFSEFLVIGYFAVVAWYGNAVLAVAKWDSLLSLRWMTLDIVQSIVPISAVLMIIGTLLTMPRTVRNAAQGIDQEHAEIEHAIAQAERENAAMLKDDKK from the coding sequence ATGTTCGCCATAATAGAGCGCGGGCTGGTGCGTTGCATCGAGGCCGTCTGTCTTTTGTTGCTGCTGGGCCTGACAGGCTCGGTCGTCTATGCGACGACCATGCGATATCTGGGCGCCTCGCCGTCCTGGTATGATGAAATCGCCAGCATGTTGCTGGCATGGCTGACCTATTTCGGTGCAAGCTACGCGATCTTCCAACGACAGCATATGAGCTTTGGCGGCCTCGTCGCTGCCCTTCCGCGCAGTGCCGCGGTGGCGCTGACGCTGTTTTCCGAATTTCTGGTTATCGGCTATTTCGCGGTCGTCGCTTGGTATGGCAACGCGGTTCTGGCCGTCGCCAAGTGGGATTCCCTGCTGAGCCTTCGCTGGATGACCCTTGATATCGTGCAATCCATCGTTCCGATCTCTGCCGTGCTGATGATCATAGGCACGCTGCTGACCATGCCGCGCACGGTGCGAAATGCGGCGCAGGGGATTGATCAGGAACATGCCGAAATCGAGCATGCAATCGCTCAGGCCGAGCGTGAGAACGCGGCCATGCTGAAGGATGACAAGAAATGA
- a CDS encoding TRAP transporter large permease yields the protein MILLCTTFALIGLIMINVPIAIAIGVVATAGFALTVGPASLYDVAIALYAGATKFPLIAIPLFILAGNLMNTSGISARLITFVTALIGFVRGGLGMVNIGVSMVFAEISGSAVADVAATGTVLIPEMKKRGYSRTLAAAITSSSASLAIIIPPSIPMILYGAIAEVSVLKLFVAGIIPGVMGGGLLMLVTYILAVRYDLPRAEGFDLCHVWDTFKKAFWALLMPVIILGGIFSGLVTATEGAGLAVVAALLIGLFIYRDLDLRVLHRAMLDGVSQTGVVMLLVATSAALGLFLTQAQVPQQLAAQITGMTTNPLIVLALLNLLLLVLGMFLHGAAAIILVMPVVMPLVNAVGIDPIHFGIMVTLNLAIGQQTPPVASVLITSCSIARAGIWETSRANLPFIGVLAFILLLVTYVPAVSLSLTELVK from the coding sequence ATGATCCTGCTTTGCACAACGTTCGCGCTGATCGGTCTGATTATGATCAACGTCCCGATTGCGATTGCAATCGGTGTGGTTGCAACGGCCGGGTTTGCACTGACCGTCGGCCCGGCCAGCCTGTATGACGTGGCCATCGCGCTTTATGCTGGCGCCACGAAATTCCCGCTGATCGCCATTCCGCTGTTCATCCTTGCCGGAAACCTGATGAACACATCCGGCATTTCGGCGCGCCTGATTACCTTTGTCACCGCGCTGATCGGCTTTGTGCGGGGCGGGCTGGGCATGGTCAATATCGGCGTGTCGATGGTATTCGCCGAGATTTCCGGCTCTGCCGTGGCGGATGTCGCCGCGACCGGAACCGTGCTGATCCCCGAAATGAAGAAGCGCGGCTATTCACGCACGCTGGCCGCCGCGATCACGTCGTCCTCGGCCTCGCTTGCCATCATCATCCCGCCCTCAATCCCGATGATCCTTTACGGCGCGATTGCCGAGGTCTCGGTCCTGAAGCTTTTCGTCGCGGGCATCATTCCGGGTGTGATGGGCGGCGGGTTGCTGATGCTGGTGACCTATATCCTTGCCGTGCGCTATGATCTGCCGCGGGCCGAAGGCTTCGATCTGTGCCATGTCTGGGACACGTTCAAGAAGGCGTTCTGGGCGCTGCTGATGCCGGTCATCATTCTGGGCGGTATCTTCTCGGGCCTTGTGACCGCGACCGAAGGCGCGGGGCTGGCCGTGGTCGCAGCGCTGCTTATCGGGCTGTTCATCTATCGCGATCTGGATCTGCGCGTCCTTCACCGGGCCATGCTGGACGGGGTAAGCCAAACCGGCGTGGTCATGCTGCTGGTGGCAACCTCGGCCGCGCTTGGGCTGTTTCTGACGCAGGCGCAGGTGCCGCAGCAACTGGCCGCGCAGATCACCGGGATGACCACGAACCCGCTGATCGTGCTGGCGCTGCTGAACCTGCTGCTGCTGGTGCTGGGCATGTTCCTGCACGGCGCGGCCGCGATCATTCTGGTTATGCCTGTGGTCATGCCGCTTGTGAATGCCGTGGGCATCGACCCGATCCATTTCGGGATCATGGTCACGCTGAACCTCGCGATTGGTCAGCAGACGCCGCCAGTGGCTTCGGTGCTGATCACCTCCTGCTCGATCGCGCGGGCGGGGATCTGGGAAACCTCGCGCGCCAACCTGCCTTTCATCGGCGTTCTCGCCTTTATTCTGCTGCTGGTGACCTATGTGCCCGCAGTGTCTCTTTCCCTGACGGAGTTGGTCAAGTGA
- a CDS encoding 4-hydroxythreonine-4-phosphate dehydrogenase PdxA, with translation MTNKKPTIAIIPGDPSGIGPELIAKLLQEGDVAAAANIVLVGDEHIWRQGAAQAGLPLDLRAVTEDDIASLSGTGWLNLNTLTPDEVRIAEVTEAGGRSSLRTLDKALDLAMAGKVDGILFGPFNKAALTRGGMNAEDEHRYMARYLGFGGYHGELNVLDDLMTTRVTSHIGLKDVAANISMQGVSDAIGLAEQTLKRAGVVRPRIAVAALNPHAGDDGKFGREEIEIIAPAVEAARLHQKDVTGPWPSDTVFLRARRGEVDAVVTMYHDQGQIAIKLMGFERGVTVAGGLPVPVTTPAHGTAFDIAGQNKANVGATRQAFHLLARMAATHRSLRADA, from the coding sequence GTGACGAACAAGAAACCAACCATCGCCATTATTCCGGGCGACCCATCCGGCATCGGGCCGGAACTGATCGCAAAGCTGTTGCAGGAAGGCGATGTCGCCGCCGCCGCCAATATCGTTCTGGTCGGCGACGAACATATCTGGCGCCAAGGTGCGGCGCAGGCGGGGCTGCCGCTGGATCTGCGCGCGGTCACCGAGGACGACATCGCATCGCTGTCCGGCACTGGCTGGCTTAACCTCAATACGCTGACCCCTGACGAGGTCCGCATCGCCGAAGTGACAGAGGCAGGCGGCCGCAGCAGCCTTCGCACGCTGGATAAGGCGCTTGATCTGGCCATGGCTGGAAAGGTCGATGGCATCCTGTTCGGGCCGTTCAACAAGGCGGCACTGACACGGGGCGGGATGAATGCCGAGGATGAGCATCGCTATATGGCCCGATATCTCGGCTTTGGCGGCTATCATGGGGAACTGAACGTGCTCGACGACCTTATGACCACCCGCGTGACCAGCCATATCGGCCTGAAAGATGTGGCGGCGAATATCTCGATGCAGGGTGTGTCGGACGCAATCGGGCTGGCAGAGCAGACGCTGAAGCGGGCAGGGGTTGTTCGCCCGCGCATAGCGGTGGCCGCCCTGAACCCACATGCCGGCGACGACGGTAAATTCGGGCGAGAGGAGATCGAAATCATCGCCCCCGCCGTCGAGGCCGCGCGGCTGCATCAGAAGGATGTCACCGGGCCCTGGCCCTCGGACACGGTTTTCCTCAGGGCCAGGCGGGGCGAGGTCGATGCAGTTGTCACGATGTATCACGACCAGGGACAGATCGCGATCAAGCTGATGGGCTTTGAACGCGGCGTGACCGTGGCGGGCGGGCTGCCCGTGCCGGTGACCACGCCCGCCCATGGCACCGCCTTCGATATCGCCGGACAGAACAAGGCCAATGTCGGCGCAACGCGGCAGGCATTTCACCTGCTGGCCCGCATGGCCGCTACCCACCGCAGCCTTCGCGCAGACGCATAA
- a CDS encoding L-rhamnonate dehydratase, which translates to MTKIKSIRTRVWNWTGPTVPPTGNFCTNASDALWSKGDAMASFRFHQWLTCEIETEDGTVGIGNAALAPTVVKKAIDDWFAPLVIGEDPFDYAYIWEKMYRRSHAWGRKGIGMTAISAIDIAIWDLMGKLAGKPVFKLLGGRTKEKIPVYYSKLYSGPVEAMQAEAEEAKANGYNAYKMRFGWGPKDGMPGMRENLKRVEAVREVIGHDADLMLECYMGWNLDYTKRMLPKLAKYEPRWLEEPVIADDVEGYRELNAMNIVPISGGEHEFSVIGCKDLIEKKAVSVLQYDTNRVGGITAAQKINAIAEAFQLPVIPHAGQMHNYHLTMANTNCMISEYFPVFDVEVGNELFYYIFEGDPAAVDGFIDLDDDKPGLGITITDKHLHNFEIQE; encoded by the coding sequence ATGACCAAGATAAAATCCATCCGCACCCGCGTCTGGAACTGGACCGGCCCGACCGTCCCGCCGACCGGAAATTTCTGTACCAACGCGTCAGATGCGTTGTGGAGCAAGGGCGATGCAATGGCATCCTTCCGCTTCCACCAATGGCTGACCTGCGAAATCGAGACCGAGGACGGCACGGTCGGCATCGGCAATGCTGCACTTGCGCCGACAGTGGTGAAAAAGGCTATCGACGACTGGTTCGCACCCCTTGTGATCGGCGAGGATCCGTTCGACTATGCCTATATCTGGGAAAAGATGTACCGCCGCAGCCACGCATGGGGCCGCAAGGGCATCGGGATGACGGCGATCTCGGCAATCGACATCGCAATTTGGGACCTGATGGGCAAACTGGCTGGCAAGCCGGTGTTCAAACTGCTTGGCGGTCGCACCAAGGAAAAGATCCCGGTCTATTACTCCAAGCTTTATTCCGGTCCGGTCGAAGCGATGCAGGCCGAGGCGGAGGAGGCGAAGGCAAACGGCTATAACGCCTATAAGATGCGCTTCGGCTGGGGTCCGAAAGACGGCATGCCGGGGATGCGCGAAAACCTCAAGCGCGTTGAGGCCGTGCGTGAGGTGATCGGTCATGACGCCGACCTGATGCTGGAATGCTATATGGGCTGGAACCTCGATTACACCAAACGGATGCTGCCGAAGCTGGCGAAATATGAGCCCCGCTGGTTGGAAGAGCCGGTGATTGCCGATGATGTCGAAGGCTATCGCGAACTCAACGCGATGAACATCGTCCCGATCTCCGGCGGCGAGCATGAGTTTTCGGTGATCGGCTGCAAGGACCTGATCGAGAAGAAGGCCGTCAGCGTCCTGCAATATGACACCAACCGCGTTGGCGGCATCACCGCCGCGCAAAAGATCAACGCCATTGCCGAAGCCTTCCAGCTTCCTGTGATCCCCCATGCCGGTCAGATGCATAATTATCACCTGACCATGGCCAATACGAATTGCATGATCTCGGAATATTTCCCGGTCTTCGATGTCGAGGTCGGAAATGAGCTGTTCTATTACATCTTCGAAGGCGATCCGGCGGCGGTCGACGGGTTCATCGATCTTGACGACGACAAGCCCGGCCTCGGGATAACGATTACCGACAAACACCTCCATAATTTTGAGATTCAGGAATGA
- a CDS encoding dihydrodipicolinate synthase family protein: MTRYSGIWPVAPTPFNPDGTLDLEGMKRVLDCLIDQGADGICVLANYSEQFALRDEERELLTRLSLEHVAGRVPVIVTISHYATPIAVERAHLAKDLGADIVMMMPPYHGATLRGTPDQTFEQFAAVGEVGIPIMVQDAPMSGVDLPVPLLVRMAREIEMVKLFKIECTRAANKLRALIAEGGDAIEAPFDGEEGITLLADLDAGATGSMTSGMIVDQIKPVLTHFHAGRREQATAAYGRVAMAINHENRQCGWLSCKAAMLEGGVIASDFSRHPEVPLQPAIRARLIELLKPLDPLVLRWGR; encoded by the coding sequence ATGACCCGCTACTCCGGTATCTGGCCCGTCGCGCCAACGCCCTTCAATCCCGACGGCACACTTGACCTCGAAGGCATGAAGCGCGTGCTGGATTGCCTGATTGATCAGGGCGCAGATGGGATTTGTGTGCTCGCGAATTACTCGGAACAATTCGCCCTGCGCGATGAAGAACGCGAGTTGCTGACCCGGTTGTCGCTGGAACATGTGGCGGGGCGCGTGCCGGTCATTGTCACGATCAGCCATTATGCGACCCCCATCGCGGTTGAGCGTGCGCATCTGGCCAAGGATTTGGGCGCTGATATCGTGATGATGATGCCGCCCTATCACGGCGCCACGCTGCGCGGCACGCCTGATCAGACCTTCGAACAATTTGCTGCCGTGGGTGAGGTCGGCATCCCCATCATGGTGCAGGACGCGCCGATGTCGGGTGTCGATCTGCCCGTGCCGCTGCTGGTGCGCATGGCGCGAGAGATCGAGATGGTGAAGCTGTTCAAGATCGAATGTACCCGTGCCGCGAACAAGCTGCGCGCGCTGATCGCCGAAGGTGGCGACGCGATTGAGGCGCCTTTCGACGGTGAGGAAGGCATTACTCTTCTGGCCGATCTCGACGCGGGCGCGACCGGGTCGATGACCTCGGGCATGATTGTCGATCAGATCAAGCCGGTGCTGACGCATTTCCATGCTGGGCGGCGGGAACAGGCGACGGCGGCTTACGGTCGCGTGGCCATGGCGATCAACCATGAAAACCGGCAATGCGGCTGGCTGTCCTGCAAGGCCGCAATGCTCGAAGGCGGCGTCATCGCATCCGATTTCAGCCGTCACCCCGAAGTTCCGCTGCAACCCGCCATTCGCGCCCGGCTGATAGAGCTACTGAAGCCGCTTGACCCGTTGGTTCTGCGGTGGGGCAGGTGA